Proteins from a single region of Desulfobacter postgatei 2ac9:
- a CDS encoding chorismate-binding protein, with protein MFKKNPAPFFAFVQTGDHQVVSTSPERFLKVAGHIVETRPIKGTIARGARPEQDRENARILSLSTKEDAELTMILDLMRNV; from the coding sequence GTGTTTAAAAAGAATCCTGCGCCTTTTTTCGCCTTTGTCCAGACAGGGGATCACCAGGTCGTTTCCACTTCACCCGAACGCTTTCTTAAAGTGGCGGGGCACATTGTTGAAACCCGGCCCATCAAGGGAACCATTGCCCGAGGAGCCAGACCTGAACAGGACAGGGAAAATGCAAGAATCTTATCCTTGAGTACCAAAGAGGATGCTGAACTGACCATGATTTTGGATCTGATGCGAAATGTCTGA